In Podospora pseudoanserina strain CBS 124.78 chromosome 5, whole genome shotgun sequence, a single window of DNA contains:
- a CDS encoding hypothetical protein (EggNog:ENOG50KOG1001; COG:K; COG:L), whose translation MISAVVTAMHVKPGVITHYKYHGPDRRLDPSNLPSVVISTYGTVNTETTRAKSILRQILWYRIVLDEAHIIRNWSTKQFRAMNSLSSHIRWCMTGTPVQNGVGDVGSLVPFLRVPVMGDVANFRKHILDKTKLTSLESSSHDFDNLRLLLSSICLRRNTSVLQLPAVKYEYRRPHFSAVEKEAHTKLILACQEAIDRSVLGNPNKAVAFQKGLGLESSNRVLESLLRLRLFCDRGLALGPPKGGLPSTLDEALSLLQQKGISRCGDYGNDKMAARVEDTHLTNCHALVCSECCIKFHDELLGVARPVASVGPVHSVENMTMARTSYRTSNRSAQIA comes from the exons ATGATCTCTGCCGTCGTCACCGCCAT GCATGTCAAACCTGGCGTCATCACCCACTACAAGTATCATGGGCCCGACAGGCGGCTGGATCCGTCCAATTTGCCATCAGTGGTAATATCGACATACGGAACAGTGAACACAGAGACCACACGAGCCAAGAGTATTTTGAGACAGATACTCTGGTATCGGATAGTCCTGGACGAAG CACACATCATACGTAACTGGTCCACCAAGCAGTTCCGGGCCATGAACAGCCTATCATCCCATATTCGATGGTGCATGACCGGCACCCCGGTGCAGAATGGCGTTGGCGATGTCGGGTCACTAGTGCCGTTTCTTCGTGTCCCAGTAATGGGAGACGTCGCCAACTTCCGGAAGCACATCCTAGACAAGACCAAACTCACCTCTCTCGAGTCATCAAGCCATGACTTTGACAACCTGCGCCTTCTCCTATCCTCTATCTGCCTGAGACGAAACACCTCTGTTCTACAACTGCCAGCGGTCAAATACGAATACCGACGGCCGCACTTCAGTGCggtggaaaaggaggcaCATACCAAGCTCATTCTCGCTTGCCAGGAAGCCATTGATCGGTCTGTTCTCGGCAACCCGAACAAAGCTGTTGCGTTTCAGAAAGGACTTGGTTTGGAGTCTTCAAACAGAGTACTTGAATCACTTCTCCGGCTCCGTCTTTTCTGCGATCGAGGGCTAGCTTTGGGACCGCCCAAGGGGGGGCTCCCCTCGACACTCGATGAGGCTCTCAGCCTTCTGCAGCAGAAGGGCATCTCGAGATGCGGGGACTACGGTAACGACAAAATGGCGGCCAGGGTGGAAGATACCCATCTGACCAATTGCCATGCGTTGGTATGTTCTGAATGCTGCATCAAATTTCACGATGAGCTGCTTGGAGTCGCTCGTCCAGTGGCGTCGGTGGGACCTGTCCATTCTGTGGAGAATATGACAATGGCGAGAACCTCCTACCGAACCAGCAATCGGTCAGCTCAAATAGCATAG
- a CDS encoding hypothetical protein (EggNog:ENOG503NZGA; COG:A), with translation MEDLCKMARHEKSIVFSFWMKSLDLVENLLKKHNIAFRRVDGSRSKNDRRASLHDFRTKDVPVLLMTFGTGSMGLNDLNVARRVHILEPQWNPSVENQAIGRVSRLGQTREVTVILYVMKKSIEEAVESRQFLKLKLALGGGLHEGKGTNVKAQQASQARRIASDLHQFLTQIMM, from the exons ATGGAAGATCTTTGCAAGATGGCGCGGCACGAGAAGAG TATCGTATTTTCTTTCTGGATGAAATCTCTTGACCTTGTCGAGAACCTCCTCAAGAAACACAATATCGCCTTTCGACGCGTCGACGGCTCGAGATCAAAGAACGACAGGAGGGCCTCGCTGCACGACTTTCGAACGAAAGATGTGCCGGTGCTCTTGATGACATTTGGAACGGGATCGATGGG GCTCAACGACCTGAATGTGGCGCGCCGCGTCCACATCCTCGAACCGCAATGGAACCCGTCTGTCGAGAACCAAGCCATCGGTCGCGTGTCGCGGCTCGGCCAGACGAGAGAGGTGACGGTGATTCTATatgtgatgaagaagagtaTCGAAGAG GCTGTGGAGAGCAGACAGTTCCTCAAGCTCAAACTCGCattgggtggtggtctgcACGAAGGAAAGGGGACGAATGTGAAAGCCCAGCAGGCAAGTCAGGCGCGAAGGATTGCCTCAGATTTGCACCAGTTCTTGACGCAGATCATGATGTGA
- a CDS encoding hypothetical protein (COG:S; EggNog:ENOG503P9T8) — MMVSSTATVPILLAAACGVLALVPTPVLQHNGRSEITPGPSCGEFPCGSELAAIPSCAIPCIESAGLGLGCATADYGCQCDNLDALQGAAVNCVIEGCGGFDNAIPVVYSAVAMCQCVDSNSPLPTPCPSTTTTSEEPIITEAPCGDFPCTAELEAIPSCAIPCIENSGEKFGCGRTEYGCQCQNLDAIQGDAVLCVIDACGGFDNAIPVVYSAVAMCQCVARNTPLPTACPTTSTVGTTSTAETSTEETSAVETSTVETTAVETSTGETSTVETSTVEPSSTPTSDCPEESTTLDISTPPTPSITTPSIVTTTTAVICHTPCAGQASAIPVCATACIESAGGAVGCERGDHNCQCASSDAIQATAVNCVLGACGGIPGAVKVVESVAAMCGCVSASRLSSCETTTKTITVGDGENDGGFVTTTPGGGQPGSGFVSVTKTGGGGGGPVETSQPGDSGDGDGGDGGGGVGDGDGDSDGGDGDDGGDGGDGPGDDDEPQGPTPTTSRPPVVTAGASSNTLLSGSSGFTALLMMLAAFV; from the exons ATGATGGTATCTTCTACCGCAACTGTGCCCATCctcttggcagcagcatgcGGCGTCCTCGCTCTTGTTCCCACTCCCGTTCTTCAGCACAATGGCCGATCTGAAATCACACCCGGTCCGTCCTGCGGCGAGTTCCCCTGCGGCTCAGAACTAGCAGCCATCCCCAGCTGTGCCATCCCTTGTATCGAGTCAGCGGGCTTGGGTCTAGGCTGCGCGACGGCCGACTACGGATGCCAGTGTGACAACCTCGACGCCCTTCAAGGAGCTGCGGTCAACTGTGTCATCGaaggctgtggtggtttCGACAATGCTATCCCGGTGGTGTACTCTGCTGTGGCCATGTGCCAGTGTGTGGACTCCAACAGCCCCCTGCCTACACCCTGCCCAtcgaccacaaccacaagCGAGGAGCCAATCATCACCGAGGCTCCCTGCGGTGACTTCCCTTGCACCGCCGAACTTGAAGCCATTCCCAGCTGTGCTATACCATGCATTGAGAACTCGGGCGAGAAGTTTGGTTGCGGCAGGACAGAATACGGCTGCCAATGCCAAAACCTAGATGCTATCCAAGGCGATGCCGTACTGTGCGTTATCGATGCTTGTGGTGGCTTCGACAATGCTATTCCCGTCGTGTACTCTGCCGTGGCCATGTGTCAGTGTGTAGCGAGAAACACGCCGCTGCCGACTGCTTGCCCGACGACGAGCACTGTGGGGACTACGTCGACAGCTGAGACGTCGACTGAGGAAACCAGCGCCGTTGAGACCTCCACCGTGGAG ACCACCGCTGTAGAGACATCCACCGGCGAGACCTCGACGGTAGAAACCTCGACGGTCGagccatcctccaccccgacaTCTGACTGCCCCGAAGAATCGACCACCTTGGACATCTCTACACCGCCTacaccctccatcaccacaccctctatcgtcaccaccaccacagcagtGATCTGCCACACCCCCTGCGCTGGCCAAGCATCCGCCATTCCCGTCTGCGCAACAGCCTGCATCGAGTCCGCCGGTGGTGCCGTCGGCTGCGAAAGGGGTGACCACAATTGCCAGTGCGCGTCGAGCGATGCCATTCAGGCGACTGCTGTCAACTGTGTGCTTGGGGCTTGTGGGGGTATTCCTGGAGCGGTGAAGGTTGTTGAGTCGGTTGCTGCTATGTGCGGTTGTGTTAGTGCTAGCCGGCTGAGTTCTTGTGAGACGACTACGAAGACGATTacggttggggatggtgaaaatgatggggggtttgttaCTACTACCCCTGGGGGGGGTCAGCCTGGGAGTGGGTTTGTGAGTGTTACTAAGactgggggtggtggtggagggccgGTTGAGACGTCTCAGCCTGGAGAtagtggtgatggagatggtggtgatggaggtggcggtgttggagatggggatggggacagtgatggaggtgatggcgatgatggtggtgacggtggtgatggaccCGGAGATGACGACGAGCCCCAAGGCCCtacaccaaccacctcacGCCCACCTGTCGTCACCGCAGGCGCCTCTTCTAATACTCTTCTCAGTGGCTCTTCAGGCTTCACTGCTCTCctgatgatgttggcagcTTTTGTGTAA